In one window of uncultured Draconibacterium sp. DNA:
- a CDS encoding adenylate/guanylate cyclase domain-containing protein: MPKLERTYKGSVRRHQFQLLIFTLIYWNVVIRFAIFMRMLGARDDHMGDMLSKGMSFLVDEILWSSAVISLFATLSWFTLNMVYPNLVRNFKMRKLAVGVVFLDILIFLIISILLGIVHYSVSEDLSFIESVSHLPRFLFNSTILFFLIVLFVGGYVYQLINTLLQQVGYAPLGKIMMGYYQKPREEELIFMFLDLQSSTAVAEKLGHKKYSYFIQDCFKCVSNSLLATRGRVYQFVGDEVVVSWTTKRESAYKSAVDFYYLYEKALNKRREYFEKQYGMMPVFTASLNVGKVMAAEVGEIKRELAFHGDVLNTAARIQKQCKRYKKKILVTSEFAVNLIKSTKEYKIEYVDLIKFFGKKNSIKIYEVHQSEN; encoded by the coding sequence ATGCCAAAATTGGAAAGAACATATAAAGGCTCGGTTCGGCGACATCAGTTCCAATTGTTGATTTTTACTTTAATTTACTGGAATGTGGTCATCCGTTTTGCCATTTTTATGCGTATGTTGGGTGCCCGCGACGACCACATGGGCGATATGTTATCAAAAGGAATGAGCTTTTTGGTTGATGAAATTTTGTGGTCATCGGCTGTGATTTCGCTCTTTGCCACGTTAAGCTGGTTTACGCTTAATATGGTTTACCCGAATCTGGTTCGAAATTTTAAAATGCGCAAGCTGGCGGTGGGGGTTGTTTTTCTCGACATCCTTATCTTTTTAATCATAAGTATTCTGTTAGGAATTGTACATTACAGTGTATCCGAAGATTTGAGTTTTATCGAATCTGTTTCCCACTTGCCACGGTTTTTATTTAACTCAACCATCCTCTTTTTTCTTATTGTATTGTTTGTTGGGGGTTATGTTTATCAGTTGATCAATACGCTTTTACAGCAGGTTGGTTATGCGCCGCTCGGTAAGATCATGATGGGATACTACCAGAAACCCCGCGAAGAGGAGTTGATCTTTATGTTTCTCGATTTGCAGTCGTCTACTGCAGTGGCCGAAAAGTTGGGGCACAAAAAATACAGTTATTTTATTCAGGATTGTTTTAAATGTGTTTCCAATTCGTTGTTGGCAACCCGTGGGCGTGTTTATCAGTTTGTTGGCGACGAGGTGGTGGTTTCGTGGACTACCAAACGGGAGTCGGCGTATAAAAGTGCAGTTGATTTTTATTACCTGTACGAAAAAGCATTGAATAAACGCCGCGAGTATTTTGAGAAACAATATGGGATGATGCCTGTTTTTACCGCATCGTTAAATGTTGGGAAAGTAATGGCGGCAGAAGTGGGCGAGATCAAACGCGAGCTGGCTTTTCACGGCGATGTGTTAAACACCGCAGCGCGCATTCAAAAACAGTGTAAACGCTACAAGAAAAAGATATTGGTAACCAGCGAATTTGCAGTGAACTTGATAAAAAGCACCAAAGAATATAAAATTGAATACGTTGACCTGATTAAGTTTTTTGGCAAGAAAAATTCCATAAAAATCTACGAAGTACATCAATCTGAAAACTAA
- a CDS encoding Pycsar system effector family protein codes for MKIVDEVKEFAIKYYEEKVSTLLNYHSIEHTRLVAQVSETIANAEGLNEKSKDIVVVAAWFHDIGHAVSLKDHEEEGCKIARQFLAEKGIDEEFIVQVEKCVRATKIGAPKNSLLEEIIGDADYAHAGMDNFMEISNLLRKEMCNFVERKCSKLEYWKQTLDFISDIKFNTNYAINTFEPVRLENIKKVKKRIKKLSDNKAVDLPRNVQKSTARGIETMFRLTARNQINLSSIADNKANIMLTINAVLVSVLMSTSALTLRTSEHNFLIPGIILIIGCLISLVFSILSVIPKYGTGDYSDEELKKRKLNLLFFGNFFNMPYEKYQKGVKEMMNDYDYLYGTLTKDQYNLGKVLAQKYKLLRYSYHVFLVSFVLAVLTFLVQYLSKII; via the coding sequence ATGAAAATTGTTGACGAGGTTAAGGAGTTTGCTATTAAATATTACGAGGAAAAAGTTTCGACTTTGTTAAACTATCATTCCATTGAGCATACGCGTCTGGTTGCTCAGGTGTCGGAAACCATTGCCAATGCAGAAGGCTTGAACGAAAAAAGCAAGGATATTGTGGTGGTGGCAGCCTGGTTTCACGATATTGGCCATGCCGTTTCGTTAAAAGACCACGAGGAGGAAGGTTGTAAAATTGCCCGGCAATTTCTCGCTGAAAAAGGAATAGATGAGGAATTTATTGTGCAGGTGGAAAAGTGCGTTCGAGCAACAAAAATAGGAGCGCCTAAAAACTCGTTGCTGGAAGAAATAATTGGCGATGCAGATTATGCGCATGCCGGGATGGATAATTTTATGGAAATCTCGAACTTATTGCGTAAAGAGATGTGCAACTTCGTTGAACGAAAATGTTCGAAACTGGAATACTGGAAACAAACACTCGATTTTATATCAGACATTAAATTCAATACCAACTACGCCATAAACACTTTTGAACCGGTTCGATTAGAAAATATCAAAAAAGTAAAAAAACGGATTAAAAAATTGTCGGACAATAAAGCCGTGGATTTACCTAGAAATGTGCAGAAAAGTACAGCGCGTGGTATCGAAACCATGTTTCGGCTAACGGCTCGTAACCAAATTAATTTGAGCTCGATAGCTGATAATAAAGCGAATATTATGCTTACAATTAATGCGGTTTTGGTTTCGGTGCTGATGAGTACAAGCGCACTAACGCTGCGAACCAGCGAACATAATTTCCTCATTCCGGGAATTATTTTAATCATAGGCTGTTTAATATCGCTGGTATTTTCCATTTTGTCTGTCATTCCAAAGTATGGAACGGGAGATTACAGCGATGAAGAGCTGAAAAAGCGAAAGCTCAATTTGCTGTTTTTTGGTAACTTTTTTAATATGCCCTACGAAAAGTATCAAAAGGGCGTGAAAGAAATGATGAACGATTACGATTATTTGTACGGAACACTAACCAAAGATCAATACAACCTGGGAAAAGTTCTGGCCCAAAAATATAAGCTGCTGCGCTATTCTTACCATGTTTTTCTGGTCAGTTTTGTGTTGGCAGTGCTTACATTTTTAGTGCAGTATCTTTCAAAAATCATATAA